From the Prunus dulcis chromosome 4, ALMONDv2, whole genome shotgun sequence genome, one window contains:
- the LOC117624932 gene encoding probable folate-biopterin transporter 4 has translation MIQWLKRLRAAFGASFLWLVCLVYFTQGFRSFVWTAVSYQLKDRLKLSPSSSQFVFSIAFFPWSIKPLYGIVSDCIPIKGRKRVPYLVIATVLSLVPWLILGLNATLRSSKWNLMTFLTVQNLGSAMADVVVDAMIAEAVRRERATFAGDLQSISWFSMALGGICGSLLGGYALTNLQIHTIFLLFSVLPSIQLLSCGLVEEKSVTVDSKVLPEFYDSSSVDGVNGNSSFLDEDSFSEKKPNISMLRRKKSRKGSKKKRVTGKGQIAEKVDSLPSRWFRSLKAATFSLCHAFKQPLILRPMAWFFLAHVSIPNLSTVMFYYQTEFLSLEASFLGTARVMGWLGLMLGTFVYNQYLKTMKLRRILMLSHVGLSFLGLLDMVLVSRVNLTYGISDRIMVLCGSALSDAINQFKFMPFLILSGQLCPPGIEGTLFALFMSINNLGSTLGSFVGAGLASALNISSGSFDNLSLGIAIQVLCTFIPVGFLFLIPKEVTGVSA, from the exons ATGATACAATGGCTGAAAAGATTAAGAGCTGCATTTGGAGCCTCGTTTCTCTGGCTCGTTTGCTTGGTTTACTTCACCCAG GGTTTCAGATCCTTTGTATGGACGGCTGTTTCTTACCAGCTGAAAGATAGGCTTAAGTTGTCACCCTCATCTTCCCAATTTGTGTTttcaattgctttcttcccATGGAGCATTAAACCGTTATATGG AATTGTGTCTGATTGTATTCCaataaaaggaagaaaaagggtTCCGTATTTAGTGATTGCAACTGTGCTCTCTCTGGTGCCGTGGCTTATCCTTGGCCTGAATGCAACGTTGAGGAGTTCCAAATGGAACCTCATGACCTTCTTAACAGTCCAGAACCTGGGCTCAGCCATGGCAGATGTAGTAGTTGATGCAATGATTGCTGAGGCAGTAAGACGTGAGCG GGCCACATTTGCTGGAGACCTCCAGTCGATATCATGGTTTTCAATGGCTTTGGGCGGCATATGCGGGAGTTTGTTAGGAGGATATGCACTAACCAACTTACAGATACATAcgatttttcttcttttttctgtacTACCATCCATACAGTTGTTATCATGTGGCTTGGTTGAGGAGAAATCTGTTACTGTAGATAGTAAAGTTTTGCCCGAATTTTATGACTCAAGTAGTGTCGATGGGGTGAATGGAAATAGTAGTTTTCTAGATGAAGATAGTTTCTCAGAGAAGAAACCCAATATCAGCATGttaaggagaaagaaaagtcgTAAGGGCAGCAAAAAGAAACGAGTTACTGGTAAAGGCCAGATTGCTGAAAAAGTTGACTCGTTGCCTTCACGGTGGTTCCGCTCTCTCAAAGCAGCCACTTTTAGTTTGTGCCATGCATTTAAACAACCACTCATTTTGAG ACCAATGGCTTGGTTTTTCCTAGCACATGTTTCCATTCCAAACCTCTCGACTGTGATGTTTTATTATCAGACAGAGTTTTTGAGCTTGGAAGCCTCCTTTTTGGGCACTGCACGTGTTATGGGATGGTTAGGCCTCATGCTTGGAACCTTTGTATATAATCAGTACTTAAAGACAATGAAATTAAGAAGGATCCTCAT GTTGTCTCATGTTGGTTTGTCTTTCTTGGGTCTCCTAGATATGGTTTTAGTCTCTCGAGTAAATCTCACCTACGGAATATCAGATAGAATTATGGTGCTTTGTGGCTCAGCTCTCAGTGATGCAATCAATCAATTCAA GTTTATGCCATTTCTGATCTTATCTGGACAGCTATGCCCACCTGGAATTGAAGGGACTCTGTTCGCCCTCTTTATGTCGATAAACAACTTAGGGTCAACATTGGGGTCATTTGTCGGTGCTGGGTTGGCTTCAGCTTTAAACATCTCTTCAGGTTCTTTTGACAACCTTTCTCTGGGAATTGCCATTCAAGTTCTCTGCACTTTCATTCCTGttggttttctatttttgatACCAAAGGAAGTTACAGGGGTATCGGCGTAG